TGCCGGCAAGGTCATCGCTGAAGGGAATCCTCAGGATATTCTCTATGAAGTAGATTTTTTAATGGAAAAAGGCATCAGGCCGCCTGACATGGCTCTTCTCAATGCGAGACTTAAGGCATCGGGGATCCTTCGTGAGAACGCAGGGGAAATCCCTCATAGGGTAGAGGAAGCCTTTAGATTCCTTAAGAGTGCTGGAGTTGTGCCGATCAAGGAGAAATACGAAAAGATGATGATAGACAAGCGCATTCGAAATGCAGGATCAATCAAACCAGGTTATCAAGAGGAGATCATATCTGTGCATGATCTCCATTTCCGATATGAGGGCGAAAGGGAGGCTCTTTCTGCAGTTAACCTGTCTATCAAAAAGGGCGAGTTCATAGCGATTCTCGGTGCGAACGGCTCGGGAAAGACGACTCTTGCCAAACATTTCAATGGACTTCTGAAACCGACCTCGGGAAATGTCTTTTTCAGCGGAAGGAACGTATCATTGGAGCATGTCAGTTCCATGGGGAAGAACATTGGCTATATTTTTCAGAATCCCGATCACCAGATCTTCTCGCAGACCGTGGAGGAAGAGGTTGGATTTGGCCCAGGGAATTTCGGTTTTTCACATGGCGAGATCAAAGATAGGGTGAGGGATTCTCTGAGGACGGTCGGCCTCGAAGGGCGCGAGAAGGAGGATCCATTTGCCATGACGAAAGGGGAAAGGCAGAAAGTCGCAGTGGCATCTATCATCGCTTCGAGCCCCGAAGTCATCATCATGGATGAGCCGACGACAGGCCTGGATTACAATGATCAGAAGAGAATCATGGCCATCCTGAGGAGACTGAACGATCATGGGCACACTATCATCATCATCACCCATTCCATCTGGCTCGCAGCTGAATATGCCAGGAGGGTAATTGTAAT
The sequence above is drawn from the Acidobacteriota bacterium genome and encodes:
- a CDS encoding energy-coupling factor transporter ATPase, which codes for MKAIEIQNLSFQYKSLWKRALDSISVSIEEGEFAGIFGATGAGKSSLVRVINRIIPSFFKGNFLGSVKVRGSDCSGKRIPEMSSTVGMVFQEFESQLFSTNVEHEIAFGCENLGVEKGEISSRIKRYIEFSGLRGFERRSPSSLSGGEKQRLAIASVLAISTPIVVMDEPTTDLDPLGKKSIFELLSRLKEEQRTIVLVEHETEEAFLLDRLIVMDAGKVIAEGNPQDILYEVDFLMEKGIRPPDMALLNARLKASGILRENAGEIPHRVEEAFRFLKSAGVVPIKEKYEKMMIDKRIRNAGSIKPGYQEEIISVHDLHFRYEGEREALSAVNLSIKKGEFIAILGANGSGKTTLAKHFNGLLKPTSGNVFFSGRNVSLEHVSSMGKNIGYIFQNPDHQIFSQTVEEEVGFGPGNFGFSHGEIKDRVRDSLRTVGLEGREKEDPFAMTKGERQKVAVASIIASSPEVIIMDEPTTGLDYNDQKRIMAILRRLNDHGHTIIIITHSIWLAAEYARRVIVMKDGCIIRDGFPEEVFEDDAALAEGNIEVPAITKLSKRFGIVALSVDDFIRCLRQGHHYPEAV